A stretch of the Pseudomonas helvetica genome encodes the following:
- a CDS encoding outer membrane protein assembly factor BamD: protein MQVKHLLLIAILALTAACSSKEVVDENLSEVELYQQAQHDLDNNSYTSATAKLKALESRYPFGRYADQAQLELIYANYKNAEPEAAKSAAERFIRLHPQHPNVDYAYYLKGLTSFDQDVGLLARFLPLDMTKRDPGAARDSYNEFAQLTSRYPNSRYAPDAKQRMIYLRNLLASYEIHVADYYLTRQAYVAAANRGRYVVENFQETPSVGDGLAVMVESYQRLHLDELANTSLETLKLNYPNHPTLVDGQFVPRVAEADNRSWLSKATLGLIESRPPLPPGETRANQDVMKQFQDAKDAIPAELKPKEGDAVEEQPHEAEGKSSDRSWFSRLTFGVFD from the coding sequence ATGCAAGTGAAACACCTGCTGCTGATCGCCATCCTCGCATTGACCGCTGCTTGCTCATCGAAGGAAGTCGTCGACGAAAACCTGAGCGAGGTCGAGCTGTACCAGCAGGCCCAGCACGATCTGGATAACAATAGCTATACCAGCGCCACCGCCAAGCTGAAGGCTCTGGAATCGCGTTATCCGTTCGGCCGCTATGCTGATCAGGCTCAACTCGAACTGATTTATGCGAACTACAAGAACGCCGAGCCGGAGGCTGCCAAGTCTGCCGCCGAGCGTTTTATCCGCCTGCACCCGCAGCACCCGAACGTCGACTATGCGTACTACCTCAAGGGCCTGACCTCCTTTGACCAGGACGTCGGCCTGCTGGCGCGCTTCCTGCCGCTGGACATGACCAAGCGTGACCCGGGCGCCGCACGTGACTCCTACAACGAGTTCGCCCAGCTCACCAGCCGTTACCCGAACAGCCGCTACGCGCCAGACGCCAAGCAGCGCATGATTTATCTGCGCAACCTGCTGGCGTCCTACGAAATTCACGTAGCCGACTACTACCTGACCCGTCAGGCGTACGTTGCAGCGGCCAACCGTGGTCGTTATGTAGTGGAAAACTTCCAGGAAACCCCTTCGGTCGGTGACGGCCTGGCGGTGATGGTCGAGTCCTACCAGCGCCTGCACCTGGACGAACTGGCCAACACCAGCCTCGAAACCCTGAAGCTCAACTACCCGAACCACCCGACCCTGGTCGACGGTCAGTTCGTACCACGCGTTGCCGAAGCCGACAACCGTTCGTGGCTGAGCAAGGCCACTCTGGGCCTGATCGAGTCCCGCCCACCGCTGCCGCCGGGCGAAACCCGCGCCAACCAGGACGTGATGAAGCAGTTCCAGGATGCCAAGGACGCGATCCCTGCCGAGCTCAAGCCTAAAGAAGGCGATGCGGTTGAAGAACAGCCGCACGAGGCCGAAGGCAAAAGCAGCGACCGCTCATGGTTCAGCCGCCTGACCTTCGGTGTGTTCGACTGA
- a CDS encoding ATP-binding protein, which yields MIAEISSPGDKQAQRLLRLYHLYRLSIGLLLVLLISSNMDNQLLEFTNDDLLRNGSWLYLILNILLVVFAGNPRQPAQIFGLTLVDILLLSALFYAAGGVPSAIGNLLIVSVAIGNTLLRRRIGLLLAAVAAIGIISLTFSLSGSHPTGANHYLQAGTLGALCFAAALLVQGLTRQLEVSESLAQQRASEVVSLEALNALILQRMRTGILVLDSERRVQLANHSALSLFGQTHLDGQLIDDYSTALVERLQLWLNNPTLRPQSLKVARTGLELQPSFIALGLNEQRQTLVFLEDLAQVAQQAQQLKLAALGRLTAGIAHEIRNPLGAISHAAQLLNESEELIGADRRLTQIIQDHSQRMNRVIENVLQLSRRQQVVPQRLDLKQWLEQFVCTVREGATDRQQIHLNAGPGPFTTLIDPDQLTQVLDNLLRNAWRHSALAHEQAEVWLTLFIDPDSQLPTLDVLDNGPGVSAEQQAHLFEPFFTTSSQGTGLGLYLSRELCESNQARLDFKPRQGGACFRITFAHGRKQS from the coding sequence GTGATCGCTGAGATCTCGAGCCCTGGCGACAAACAGGCCCAGCGACTGCTGCGCCTCTATCATCTCTACCGTTTAAGCATCGGCCTCCTACTGGTGCTGTTGATCTCCAGCAACATGGACAACCAGTTGCTGGAGTTCACCAACGACGACCTGCTGCGCAATGGCAGTTGGTTGTACCTGATTCTGAATATCCTGCTGGTGGTATTTGCGGGAAACCCCAGACAACCCGCACAGATCTTCGGCCTCACGCTGGTTGATATCCTGCTGTTATCAGCGCTGTTCTATGCCGCAGGTGGCGTCCCCAGCGCCATCGGCAATCTGCTGATCGTGTCCGTGGCGATCGGCAATACACTGCTGCGCCGGCGCATCGGCCTGCTGCTCGCGGCAGTCGCCGCCATCGGTATCATTTCCCTGACTTTCTCCCTGAGCGGCAGCCACCCGACTGGCGCCAATCACTACTTGCAAGCCGGCACCCTGGGCGCCCTGTGCTTTGCCGCAGCCTTGCTGGTGCAAGGCCTGACCCGACAACTGGAGGTCAGCGAGAGTCTGGCCCAGCAGCGCGCCAGCGAAGTGGTCAGCCTGGAAGCGCTCAATGCGCTGATCCTGCAACGCATGCGCACCGGCATCCTGGTACTCGACAGTGAGCGCCGGGTTCAGTTGGCCAATCACAGCGCCTTGAGTCTGTTTGGCCAGACACACCTCGACGGCCAACTCATCGACGATTATTCGACAGCCTTGGTCGAGCGCCTGCAACTCTGGCTCAACAACCCGACCTTGCGCCCACAAAGCCTGAAAGTCGCCCGCACTGGCCTGGAACTGCAACCGAGCTTCATCGCGCTGGGCCTGAACGAACAACGCCAGACCCTGGTATTTCTCGAAGACCTTGCCCAGGTCGCGCAACAAGCCCAGCAACTCAAGCTTGCAGCATTGGGGCGGCTGACCGCAGGCATTGCCCATGAAATTCGCAACCCATTGGGTGCCATCAGCCACGCGGCGCAGTTGCTGAACGAGTCTGAGGAACTGATCGGCGCCGACCGGCGTCTGACGCAGATTATTCAGGACCATTCTCAACGCATGAACCGAGTGATAGAAAACGTCCTGCAGCTTTCACGGCGCCAGCAAGTCGTACCGCAACGGCTCGACTTGAAGCAGTGGCTGGAGCAGTTCGTGTGCACGGTGCGCGAAGGAGCAACGGATCGCCAACAGATTCATCTGAACGCCGGTCCAGGCCCCTTCACCACCTTGATAGACCCAGACCAACTGACTCAGGTGCTCGATAACCTGTTGCGCAATGCCTGGCGCCACAGCGCCCTTGCGCATGAACAGGCCGAAGTCTGGCTCACGCTGTTTATCGACCCCGACAGTCAGCTTCCAACCCTGGATGTGCTGGACAATGGCCCCGGCGTTTCAGCGGAGCAGCAAGCGCATTTGTTCGAACCGTTCTTCACCACCAGTAGCCAGGGTACTGGCCTGGGTCTCTATCTGTCCCGTGAGCTGTGCGAAAGCAACCAGGCCCGCCTAGACTTCAAACCACGCCAAGGCGGCGCCTGCTTTCGCATCACCTTTGCTCACGGACGGAAACAAAGTTGA
- a CDS encoding type IV pilin protein yields MRRSNQGFTLIEIMIVIAIIGIVVTISAPLLTEYVKRSHRTEIAGLLSEQAQNLERFYSKNNVYSNATGLSAGNDYYTITPTLTDQTFLLTAVRKAGSTMASDKCGDFTLSNTGVRGMNNATTGLTTKDCWGR; encoded by the coding sequence ATGCGCAGATCCAACCAAGGTTTTACCCTGATCGAAATTATGATCGTGATTGCGATCATCGGGATTGTGGTGACCATTTCCGCTCCACTCCTTACCGAGTACGTGAAGCGAAGCCATCGCACCGAAATTGCCGGGCTGCTGTCCGAGCAGGCACAAAACCTTGAACGGTTCTATTCGAAAAACAATGTGTACAGCAACGCTACCGGGCTGAGTGCCGGCAATGACTACTACACCATTACCCCGACACTGACCGATCAGACCTTCTTGCTCACCGCCGTGCGCAAGGCCGGGTCAACGATGGCCAGTGACAAATGTGGGGATTTCACCCTCAGCAACACCGGCGTCAGAGGCATGAACAATGCGACGACCGGGCTGACCACCAAGGATTGCTGGGGTCGCTGA
- a CDS encoding sigma-54 dependent transcriptional regulator — MKTSPRQKVLIVDDEPDIRELLEITLGRMKLDTLSARNVGEARSLLAQERFDLCLTDMRLPDGTGLELVQHIQLTHPYVPVAMITAYGSLDTAINALKAGAFDFLTKPVNLTRLRELVVSALRLPVAGDAASAIDRRLLGDSVPMRNLRTQIDKLARSQAPVYISGESGSGKELVARLIHEQGPRSGQPFVPVNCGAIPSELMESEFFGHRKGSFSGAIEDKPGLFQAANGGTLFLDEVADLPLAMQVKLLRAIQEKAVRSIGGQQEAIINVRILCATHRDLDAEVAAGRFRQDLYYRLNVIELRVPPLRERRDDIELLASHVLKRLAAVSGLPAAHLQPQALDALKHYRFPGNVRELENMLERAYTLCENKQIEASDLRLTDGNCSADTGLPDLTKIDNLEQYLENVERKLILQALEETRWNRTAAAQRLNLSFRSMRYRLKKLGLD; from the coding sequence TTGAAGACAAGCCCACGGCAAAAAGTCCTGATCGTCGATGACGAACCGGATATTCGCGAACTTCTGGAAATCACCCTCGGCCGAATGAAACTCGATACGCTGAGCGCGCGTAATGTCGGCGAAGCGCGGTCGTTGCTGGCCCAGGAGCGGTTCGACCTGTGCCTGACCGATATGCGGTTGCCCGACGGTACCGGCCTGGAGCTGGTGCAGCACATTCAGCTGACCCATCCCTACGTGCCTGTGGCGATGATCACCGCTTATGGCAGCCTTGATACCGCCATCAACGCGCTGAAAGCCGGTGCCTTCGACTTCCTGACCAAACCGGTGAACCTCACCCGACTGCGCGAGCTGGTGGTCAGCGCCCTGCGCTTGCCGGTCGCGGGCGACGCTGCCAGTGCCATCGATCGCCGGCTGCTCGGCGACTCAGTGCCCATGCGCAACCTGCGCACACAAATTGACAAACTGGCGCGCAGCCAGGCACCGGTGTACATCAGCGGCGAATCCGGCAGTGGAAAGGAGCTGGTCGCCCGACTGATTCATGAACAAGGTCCACGCAGCGGCCAGCCATTTGTGCCGGTCAACTGCGGGGCAATTCCGTCCGAATTGATGGAAAGCGAGTTTTTCGGTCATCGCAAAGGCAGTTTCAGCGGCGCCATCGAAGACAAACCCGGGCTGTTCCAGGCGGCTAACGGTGGGACGTTGTTTCTCGATGAAGTGGCCGACTTGCCGCTGGCGATGCAGGTCAAGTTGCTGCGCGCGATTCAGGAGAAGGCGGTACGCAGCATCGGCGGACAGCAGGAAGCCATCATTAATGTGCGAATACTCTGTGCGACCCACAGGGATCTGGACGCCGAAGTGGCCGCTGGGCGCTTTCGGCAGGATTTGTACTATCGGCTGAATGTCATCGAGTTGCGCGTCCCGCCGCTACGCGAGCGCCGTGACGACATCGAGCTGCTGGCCAGTCATGTACTCAAGCGTCTCGCGGCAGTCAGCGGCTTGCCGGCCGCCCATCTCCAGCCGCAAGCCCTCGATGCACTCAAGCACTACCGTTTTCCGGGTAACGTCCGCGAGTTGGAGAACATGCTCGAACGCGCGTACACCCTGTGCGAAAACAAGCAGATCGAAGCCAGCGACCTGCGCCTGACTGATGGCAATTGCAGCGCCGACACCGGATTGCCGGACCTGACGAAAATCGACAACCTTGAGCAGTATCTGGAGAACGTCGAACGCAAACTGATTCTCCAGGCGCTCGAAGAAACCCGCTGGAACCGCACAGCGGCGGCCCAACGGCTGAACCTGTCGTTTCGGTCAATGCGTTACCGACTGAAAAAGCTGGGGCTGGACTGA
- a CDS encoding PilX N-terminal domain-containing pilus assembly protein: MIRPPLKARAQRGMALLMSLVFLLLLTLIGISSMQNATLQEKMAGSVTLRNQSFQGAEAALRIGESAVQLSAYTLAACANTTQCAPPAESSVITAAGFNATSGVTWIAAGSGFYGVQNLGTTLSAVNIPSNTSATLYRVTAVGLAGTSRSVVESIYAKY; encoded by the coding sequence ATGATCCGTCCTCCCCTCAAGGCACGCGCCCAACGCGGCATGGCACTGCTGATGAGCCTGGTGTTTCTGCTGCTGTTGACGCTGATTGGTATCTCGTCGATGCAGAACGCCACGCTCCAGGAAAAAATGGCCGGCAGCGTGACGCTGCGCAATCAATCTTTCCAGGGCGCAGAGGCAGCGTTGCGGATCGGTGAAAGCGCCGTACAACTGAGCGCATACACCCTGGCGGCCTGCGCCAACACCACCCAATGTGCCCCGCCGGCCGAATCTTCAGTGATCACGGCTGCTGGCTTCAACGCCACCTCCGGGGTGACCTGGATCGCTGCCGGCAGCGGCTTTTACGGTGTGCAGAACCTGGGCACTACGTTGAGCGCCGTGAATATCCCGAGCAACACTTCGGCGACGCTCTATCGGGTCACGGCCGTCGGGTTGGCGGGTACTTCGCGCAGTGTGGTGGAGAGCATCTATGCGAAATACTGA
- a CDS encoding prepilin-type N-terminal cleavage/methylation domain-containing protein: protein MNRSSRGFGLIELMIAMAISLIVVLGVAQIFISAKSTYISQSTSAGMQEDARFVLSKMIQEIRMVGMFGCLGTITDASSAGDFNANQITPISWDNTALKLTLVTSDVGGNGGVPTWTVVSDCRTSATAYSGAHTPAAGQLAFPIRRLAYSLSNGQILMTSGTGGASAVLVNNVSAFNVTFGMATSATDVAASSYSSNPTDPTRIRSVRLTLTLTDPNNRVRNQTFNVVAALRNRLM, encoded by the coding sequence ATGAATCGTTCTTCCCGAGGGTTTGGTCTGATCGAGCTGATGATCGCCATGGCGATCAGCCTGATCGTGGTGCTCGGCGTGGCGCAGATTTTTATATCGGCGAAAAGCACCTACATCAGCCAGAGCACTTCTGCCGGGATGCAGGAGGATGCGCGGTTTGTCCTGAGCAAAATGATTCAGGAAATTCGCATGGTCGGGATGTTCGGTTGCCTGGGGACGATTACCGACGCGAGCTCGGCCGGCGACTTCAATGCCAACCAGATCACCCCCATCAGTTGGGACAACACCGCGCTCAAACTGACCCTGGTGACGTCGGATGTCGGCGGCAACGGTGGCGTGCCTACCTGGACTGTGGTGTCTGACTGCCGAACCAGCGCAACGGCCTACTCAGGGGCGCACACCCCCGCAGCCGGGCAACTGGCGTTTCCGATCCGACGGTTGGCCTATAGCCTGAGCAATGGCCAGATCCTGATGACCTCTGGCACCGGCGGTGCATCGGCGGTACTGGTGAACAACGTCAGTGCTTTCAACGTGACCTTCGGCATGGCCACCAGCGCCACCGATGTTGCCGCGTCGAGTTACAGCAGCAATCCGACCGACCCGACGCGAATCCGCAGTGTGCGTTTGACCCTGACCCTGACGGATCCCAACAACCGCGTGCGCAATCAGACTTTCAACGTGGTTGCCGCTTTGCGCAACCGGTTGATGTAG
- a CDS encoding PP0621 family protein — MLRLLFWIALIAAAVWFWRKFKRPDETSHTSSELDAPPMVRCAHCGVHLPRDRALSLQQQWYCSQAHLEQGPSSRDR, encoded by the coding sequence ATGCTTCGTTTACTGTTCTGGATTGCCCTGATTGCTGCAGCAGTATGGTTCTGGCGCAAGTTCAAGCGCCCAGACGAAACCTCCCATACGTCCAGCGAACTCGATGCACCGCCCATGGTTCGCTGCGCCCATTGCGGCGTACACCTGCCACGCGACCGCGCGCTGAGCCTTCAACAACAGTGGTATTGCAGCCAGGCTCACCTCGAGCAAGGCCCGAGTTCACGTGATCGCTGA
- a CDS encoding PilC/PilY family type IV pilus protein, whose product MRNTEARRREPRRWLTQLVCGWLLGLYLAAPAYAFTPSDSPLLGASAVAPNVLLLLDDSGSMNSIIYASGFAPTVSRTPAQQCNALFGLCFSGSAIVGDPILLSSLPQSGCSSGYYAFYKNSLTPLCLKLPDPVGSGNTRYSDNYISYLVSLANGNNRDFTDGSIPNDYRINVARNVATALITSNRGLRFGLATYNSPNTHGNSDGNHGNGAGSGLGNNNAGNGGYIVNDISDLTVVSGSVTQAQADANYNALISSVGALSAISNTPLAETYYEITRYFRGMTPYYNSGPATYTSPIQYRCQKNYGVVITDGLPTYDRSFPNDDPLGGTRLPNWDGINNDGNDLNGDDEGDTLYLDDIAKFAFDIDMRSTGTDLAGKSWSSPDFPKQNLNTYTVGFATANQMLADAARYGQGKYYQATDSASLNTALSAALSNISTKAGSGGSGVASSNTLTSGSSYFQTGYDPKDWRGTIKAFGFTSSGAVDTTSVLWTTDTAIVPGATAPTYQSWNTTTNAAVTLAYGNFSSTQQTSLGQNLPTGISGSDLVEWSKGTNKTGLKVRSVLLGDIINSPLALASPTDKTASDLAGSTSYSAFLTSKAANMNTSLVVNANDGFVNVINAGNGARLYGYMPSSVLSSLHFIADTAYINGTSHKFLNDGQVGVFDAQLNNAWKTLALGGVGAGGKTFYAVQLFDGTAGNVTNALWEISAPTTANTANAFNDLGYAYARPEVARLADGRWAAFISNGYGSNSGVAALYVVDIRDGSLIRKIVIDSTETTNGLSSVKLKVDSQSIVQAAYGGDLKGRMWKFDLSSSNPASWGVAFSGKPLFTAPGGATQPITAQPLLADHPINGKEVFFGTGKFNETADKLSKDQQAFYGVWDADGGSGQISVSSLQAQAVTGVFTGTAGGQFITTSQNPVTYPAQNGWYLPLVYNNALTGERVINQAALVLGRIVFTTASIDTTDPCSSFGNGKLVELDAFSGKMLNYAVLDTNGDGLVDTNDTISSGVIFTGGIPTLNAIVNSATRKIVNDSSGGITTLVEKSGGGSRRIMWRQIQ is encoded by the coding sequence ATGCGAAATACTGAGGCTCGTCGTCGGGAGCCGCGCCGTTGGTTGACGCAGTTAGTCTGCGGCTGGCTGCTGGGGCTTTATCTGGCCGCACCGGCGTATGCCTTCACGCCATCGGATTCACCACTGCTCGGCGCGTCGGCAGTCGCGCCAAACGTACTACTGCTGCTTGATGATTCGGGGAGCATGAACAGCATCATCTATGCCTCGGGGTTTGCCCCGACCGTTTCACGAACTCCGGCCCAGCAATGTAACGCGCTCTTTGGCTTGTGCTTTAGTGGCTCGGCTATCGTTGGCGATCCGATCCTGTTGTCCAGTTTGCCCCAGTCGGGATGTTCCAGCGGTTACTACGCGTTCTACAAAAACAGCCTGACGCCACTGTGCCTCAAGCTCCCTGACCCGGTGGGCAGCGGCAATACCCGTTATTCCGACAACTACATTTCCTACCTGGTGAGCCTGGCCAACGGCAACAATCGCGACTTCACCGACGGCTCGATACCCAATGACTACCGAATCAACGTGGCGCGCAACGTAGCCACGGCGCTGATCACCAGTAATCGCGGGCTGCGTTTCGGTCTGGCAACCTATAACTCGCCGAATACCCATGGCAACAGTGATGGTAATCATGGCAACGGCGCTGGCAGTGGTCTCGGCAACAATAATGCCGGTAATGGCGGTTACATCGTCAACGACATCAGTGATCTGACGGTGGTCAGCGGCAGCGTGACCCAGGCCCAGGCGGACGCCAACTACAACGCGCTGATCTCTTCTGTCGGCGCCCTGAGCGCGATATCCAATACACCACTGGCAGAAACCTACTACGAAATCACCCGCTATTTTCGCGGCATGACGCCGTACTACAACTCCGGGCCAGCCACCTACACCAGTCCGATCCAGTACCGCTGCCAGAAGAACTACGGGGTGGTCATCACCGATGGTCTGCCGACGTACGACCGGAGTTTTCCGAACGACGATCCACTCGGTGGCACCCGGCTGCCCAACTGGGACGGGATCAACAATGACGGTAACGACCTAAACGGCGATGACGAGGGTGACACCCTGTACCTGGACGACATCGCCAAATTCGCGTTCGACATCGACATGCGCTCCACTGGTACCGATCTGGCGGGCAAAAGCTGGAGTTCCCCGGACTTCCCCAAGCAGAACCTGAACACCTACACGGTGGGGTTCGCGACCGCCAATCAGATGTTGGCGGATGCCGCCCGTTACGGGCAGGGCAAGTACTATCAGGCAACCGACAGCGCCAGCCTCAACACCGCGCTATCGGCAGCCTTGAGCAACATCTCCACCAAGGCTGGCTCGGGTGGCAGCGGCGTCGCCAGCAGCAACACGCTGACCAGTGGCTCCAGCTATTTTCAGACCGGCTACGACCCCAAGGACTGGCGTGGCACGATCAAGGCCTTTGGCTTCACCTCAAGCGGAGCCGTGGACACCACTTCTGTGCTGTGGACCACCGACACAGCCATTGTTCCCGGCGCGACGGCGCCGACTTATCAGTCCTGGAACACCACAACCAACGCCGCGGTTACCCTGGCCTACGGCAACTTTTCCAGCACCCAGCAAACCAGCCTCGGCCAGAACTTGCCGACCGGTATCAGCGGCAGCGATCTGGTGGAGTGGAGCAAGGGCACCAATAAAACCGGCTTGAAGGTGCGTAGCGTGCTGCTGGGGGACATCATCAACTCGCCATTGGCGCTGGCATCGCCCACTGACAAAACTGCTTCGGACCTGGCCGGCAGCACCAGTTACAGCGCGTTCCTGACCAGCAAAGCCGCGAACATGAACACCAGCCTGGTGGTGAATGCCAACGATGGCTTCGTCAATGTCATCAACGCCGGCAACGGTGCACGGCTCTACGGCTACATGCCTTCCAGCGTGCTGTCGTCGCTGCATTTCATCGCCGATACCGCCTACATCAATGGCACCAGCCACAAGTTCCTCAACGATGGCCAGGTCGGTGTATTCGATGCCCAACTCAACAACGCCTGGAAAACCCTGGCCCTGGGTGGTGTGGGGGCGGGCGGCAAGACCTTTTACGCCGTGCAGCTGTTTGATGGGACGGCGGGGAACGTGACCAACGCCTTGTGGGAAATCAGCGCGCCGACCACCGCCAACACTGCGAACGCTTTCAATGATCTGGGTTATGCCTACGCACGGCCGGAAGTGGCACGCTTGGCCGATGGTCGCTGGGCGGCCTTCATCTCCAATGGCTACGGCAGCAATTCGGGTGTTGCCGCGCTGTACGTGGTGGATATTCGCGATGGTTCGCTGATCAGGAAAATCGTTATCGACAGCACCGAAACCACCAATGGCCTGTCATCGGTCAAGCTCAAGGTCGACTCGCAAAGCATTGTGCAGGCGGCCTATGGCGGTGATTTGAAAGGCCGGATGTGGAAGTTCGACTTGAGCAGCTCGAACCCCGCCAGCTGGGGCGTGGCCTTTTCCGGTAAGCCGCTATTCACTGCACCGGGCGGCGCGACGCAGCCGATTACTGCGCAACCGTTGCTGGCGGACCATCCGATCAACGGCAAGGAGGTGTTTTTCGGTACCGGGAAATTCAACGAGACTGCTGACAAGCTCAGCAAGGACCAGCAAGCGTTTTATGGGGTGTGGGATGCCGATGGAGGTTCGGGGCAGATCAGCGTGTCGAGCTTGCAGGCGCAGGCTGTGACCGGGGTTTTCACGGGGACCGCCGGGGGGCAGTTCATCACTACCTCACAGAACCCCGTGACCTATCCGGCGCAGAACGGCTGGTACTTGCCGCTGGTGTACAACAATGCCCTGACCGGTGAGCGGGTGATCAACCAGGCGGCCCTGGTGCTCGGGCGAATTGTATTTACCACGGCCAGCATCGACACCACGGACCCCTGTTCAAGCTTTGGCAACGGCAAACTGGTCGAACTCGATGCGTTCAGCGGTAAGATGCTCAACTATGCGGTGCTCGACACCAATGGCGATGGCCTGGTCGACACGAACGACACGATCTCCAGCGGGGTGATTTTTACCGGTGGTATTCCGACGCTGAATGCGATCGTCAACAGTGCAACCCGCAAGATCGTGAACGACTCCAGTGGTGGCATCACCACTCTGGTTGAAAAATCCGGCGGTGGTAGCCGTCGAATCATGTGGCGACAAATACAGTAA
- the thiO gene encoding glycine oxidase ThiO, which yields MAKQQQVVIVGGGVIGLLTAFNLASHVQSVVLLDRSNVGQESSWAGGGIVSPLYPWRYSPAVTALAHWSQDFYPQLAERLFTSTGVDPEVHTTGLYWLDLDDEAEALAWAKRENRPLSPVDISAAHDAVPVLGQGFSRAIYMADVANVRNPRLVKSLKAALLALPNVTIHEQCEVSAFIREGDAVVGVETSKGSIHGDQVVLTAGAWSGDLLKTLGLDLPVEPVKGQMILYKCASDFLSSMILAKGRYAIPRRDGHILIGSTLEHEGFDKTPTESALESLKASAVELIPALAEAEVVGHWAGLRPGSPEGIPYIGAVPGFSGLWLNCGHYRNGLVLAPASCQLFADVMLGREPVIDPAPYAPAGRI from the coding sequence ATGGCCAAGCAACAGCAAGTGGTGATTGTCGGCGGTGGGGTGATCGGCCTGCTGACCGCGTTTAATCTGGCGTCGCACGTGCAGAGCGTGGTCCTGCTGGATCGCTCGAACGTGGGGCAGGAATCTTCGTGGGCCGGTGGCGGCATCGTTTCGCCGCTGTACCCGTGGCGCTACAGCCCGGCGGTCACGGCATTGGCCCACTGGTCCCAGGATTTTTATCCACAACTGGCTGAACGTCTGTTTACGAGCACCGGGGTCGATCCCGAGGTGCACACCACGGGCCTGTACTGGCTGGATCTGGATGACGAGGCTGAGGCGCTGGCCTGGGCAAAACGCGAAAATCGTCCGCTGAGCCCTGTGGATATTTCGGCTGCTCACGATGCCGTGCCGGTATTGGGGCAGGGGTTCTCGCGGGCAATCTACATGGCCGATGTCGCTAATGTGCGTAACCCGCGACTGGTGAAGTCGCTCAAGGCAGCCTTGCTGGCGCTGCCCAACGTGACCATTCATGAACAGTGCGAGGTCAGCGCGTTCATCCGTGAAGGCGATGCGGTAGTGGGCGTCGAGACTTCAAAAGGCTCGATCCATGGCGATCAGGTAGTACTGACCGCTGGCGCCTGGAGCGGTGATTTACTGAAAACCCTGGGCCTGGATCTGCCGGTCGAGCCGGTCAAGGGGCAGATGATTCTCTACAAGTGCGCGTCTGACTTCCTGTCGAGCATGATTCTGGCCAAGGGCCGTTACGCCATTCCGCGCCGAGACGGGCATATCCTGATCGGCAGTACGCTGGAACATGAAGGGTTCGACAAGACACCGACCGAGTCCGCGCTGGAAAGCCTCAAGGCCTCGGCGGTCGAGCTGATTCCGGCGCTGGCCGAGGCCGAAGTGGTCGGGCATTGGGCGGGGCTGCGGCCGGGTTCGCCGGAAGGGATTCCGTACATTGGCGCAGTGCCCGGATTTTCCGGGTTATGGCTCAATTGCGGGCATTACCGCAACGGGTTGGTGCTGGCGCCGGCGTCGTGCCAGTTGTTTGCGGATGTAATGCTGGGGCGCGAACCGGTTATCGATCCGGCGCCTTATGCGCCGGCCGGGCGGATCTAG